In Cheilinus undulatus linkage group 16, ASM1832078v1, whole genome shotgun sequence, one DNA window encodes the following:
- the LOC121523465 gene encoding zinc finger protein 37-like: MCKMSGFQDLKDLSKRRLTELSGQTTTCEHEEELHRQGKHLGVILTSEMKLQRAVFPVEVQQLSVSKEEVLPEKQERSFSLNQEITIKEEPEELWSSQEGDQLQGPEEDEIIEFTFIPVHMESEEDEENPQSSRTHHRQTEHMETGADEDGYRGAEGVRYFDPESNLHPEIEVKTEDSSEAETDDSADWRETTEDQADLNSVENIKKMGRKTDKRKKTYTCSECGRIFNFKSYLTYHMRTHTGDEPFSCSECGKRFNKKHRLTDHVRIHTGEKPFSCTECDKKFSLKENLTRHMRTHTAEKPFSCSECGKRFTHQRCMKQHMKTHSGEKPFSCSVCGKSFSIKCYLSQHMKIHTGKKPNS, translated from the exons ATGTGTAAAATGTCCGGGTTTCAGGATCTTAAAGATTTATCCAAACGGCGGCTGACAGAGCTGTCAGGGCAAACAACAACATGTGAACACGAAGAAGAGCTTCACCGACAAGGAAAACATCTGGGTGTGATTTTAACATCTGAAATGAAGCTGCAGAGagcag tttttcctgtTGAGGTCCAGCAGCTTTCAGTAAGTAAAGAAGAGGTTCTCCCTGAGAAGCAGGAGAGGAGCTTCAGTCTGAATCAGGAAATTACCATCAAAGAGGAACCGGAGGAACTGTGGAGCAGTCAGGAGGGAGATCAGCTTCAGGGGCCAGAGGAGGATGAAATCATCGAGTTCACTTTTATTCCTGTCCATATGGAGAGCGAAGAGGATGAAGAAAATCCTCAGTCCTCACGGACTCATCACAGACAAACTGAACACATGGAAACAGGAGCTGATGAAGACGGCtacagaggagcagagggagtcAGGTATTTTGATCCAGAGAGCAATTTACATCCAGAGATTGAGGTAAAGACTGAAGACTCCTCTGAagctgagactgatgacagtgctgattGGAGGGAGACAACAGAAGACCAGGCAGATTTAAACTCAGtggaaaacataaagaaaatgggaagaaagactgataagagaaagaaaacatatacttgctctgagtgtggtagaATATTTAACTTCAAAAGTTATCTAACGTACCATATGAGGACTCACACTGGAGATGAGccattcagctgctctgagtgtgggaaaagatttaacaaaaaacatCGTCTCACGGATCAtgtgagaattcacacaggagagaaacccttcagctgtaCTGAGTGTGATAAAAAATTTAGCCTTAAAGAAAATCTGACAAGACATATGAGAACTCACACAgcagagaaacccttcagctgctctgagtgtggtaaaagatttaccCATCAAAGATGTATGAAACAGCACATGAAAACCCACTCAGGGGAAAAACCGTTCAGCTGTTCTGTATGTGGTAAAAGTTTTAGCATCAAATGTTATCTGTCACAGCATATGAAAATTCACACAGGAAAGAAGCCTAACAGTTAG
- the LOC121523484 gene encoding zinc finger protein 3-like, whose product MSKVQMLRSLVNQRLTAAAEEIFELFERTIAEYEEELRSKEDQHQRLDAVINPGEELHRQHAQQLVVRKEEVLPQQQKWCSSLNQEQPPEPADIKEERVEQWTHDDREQLKGEEKADINMFTFTPVPVKSEEEDGEKCQSSQFHQVKTDRTEREHDGEDCGRPKAAVHFRPVSYLQHATQSKTLQLSESETDDSAEWEECDAPQEGLYPLKDNDIAVSDVKCNTGDTSVSSSECAPSFGGKNSLKNGGIHSKKPFGCSECEKSFIKKSDMVKHMIVHTGEKLFSCLVCGKSFTQRGHYKRHSVVHTGEKPFSCSTCGKRFSLVENLKKHSNIHTGVRPFSCSVCGKRFSQNGVQTLFVPE is encoded by the exons ATGTCTAAAGTCCAAATGCTGAGATCATTAGTGAACCAGAGgctgactgctgctgctgaggagaTTTTTGAGCTGTTTGAAAGAACGATAGCAGAATATGAGGAGGAACTTCGATCTAAAGAGGATCAACACCAACGGCTGGATGCTGTTATCAACCCTGGAGAGGAGTTACACAGACAAC ATGCTCAGCAGCTGGTGGTGAGAAAAGAAGAGGTTCTCCCTCAACAGCAGAAGTGGTgctccagtctgaaccaggAGCAGCCACCAGAACCCGcagacattaaagaggaacGGGTGGAACAATGGACTCATGATGACAGAGAGCAGCTTAAAGGAGAAGAGAAAGCTGATATCAACATGTTCACATTCACTCCTGTCCCTGTGAAGAGTGAAGAAGAGGATGGAGAGAAGTGTCAGTCCTCACAATTTCATCAAGTAAAAACTGAccggacagagagagagcatgatggagaggactgtggaaGACCAAAGGCAGCAGTACACTTTAGGCCAGTCAGTTATTTACAACATGCAACTCAGAGCAAGACTCTGCAGCTCTCTGAatctgagactgatgacagtgctgaGTGGGAGGAGTGTGATGCCCCACAGGAAGGTTTATACCCTCTAAAAGACAACGACATAGCTGTAAGTGATGTCAAATGTAACACTGGAGACACATCCGTTAGCTCTTCTGAGTGTGCTCCAAGCTTTGGAGGAAAGAATTCACTGAAAAATGGAGGAATCCATTCAAAGAAACCTTTCGGCTGCTCAGAGTGTGAGAAAAGTTTCATTAAGAAATCAGATATGGTGAAACACATGATAGTCCACACGGGAGAAAAACTTTTCAGTTGTTTagtttgtggtaaaagtttCACACAAAGAGGGCATTATAAAAGACACTCCGTCGTCCACACAGGGGAAAAACCATTTAGCTGTTCAActtgtggtaaaagattttctttggttgaAAATCTCAAGAAACATTCGAATATCCACACAGGAGTAAGACCATTcagttgttcagtttgtggtaaaagattcAGCCAAAATGGAG TTCAAACATTATTTGTTCCTGAATAA
- the LOC121523466 gene encoding zinc finger protein 135-like: MSQVQMLRSEEENDRQQKRRDADVQLHKADVQQLVVKEEEVLPEQLERSSSWNQEEPLEPAHIKEEQEELWINQEREHLQGAEESDIIAFTFNPASVKSEEEDGEKPQSSQLHEIQSEENRDPGYLKTESVGEDCGGSEADRDFNPDYHLQAVTLDKTSHLSGSDTDDSADWEESYEPQEGLTQVQSKDRAVSDEKCETGDTSVSSSDCASSFGHKKCQKKHKGDKPFRCSVCGKRYPLEKNLRQHMRRHSVEKPFTCSVCSKSFLWRAEMVAHMRVHTGEKPFSCSVCGKTFKQVGSLKKHSVVHTGEKPFSCSVCGESFSNRINLIKHSFGHTGEEPFKGFLQILEKS; the protein is encoded by the exons ATGTCTCAAGTTCAAATGCTGAGATCGGAAGAGGAAAACGACCGACAGCAGAAACGACGGGACGCTGACGTCCAGTTACACAAAGCAG ATGTCCAGCAGCTGGTGGTGAAAGAAGAAGAGGTTCTCCCTGAGCAGTTGGAGAGAAGCTCCAGTTGGAACCAGGAGGAGCCACTAGAACCAgcacacattaaagaggaacaggaggaactgTGGATTAATCAGGAGAGAGAGCACCTTCAAGGAGCAGAGGAGAGTGATATCATCGCGTTCACATTTAATCCTGCCTCTGTAAAGagtgaagaggaagatggagAGAAACCTCAGTCTTCACAACTTCATGAAATCCAAAGTGAAGAGAACAGAGATCCAGGGTACTTGAAAACAGAATCTgttggagaggactgtggaggatcAGAAGCAGACAGAGACTTTAATCCAGACTATCATTTACAGGCAGTCACTCTTGACAAGACCTCACACCTCTCTGGATCTGATACTGATGACAGCGCTGATTGGGAGGAGAGTTATGAACCCCAGGAAGGTTTAACCCAAGTACAAAGCAAAGACAGAGCTGTGAGTGATGAGAAATGTGAAACTGGAGATACATCAGTTAGCTCCTCTGACTGTGCTTCAAGCTTTGGACATAAGAAATGCCAGAAAAAGCACAAAGGAGATAAACCATTCAGATGTTCTGTTTGTGGTAAAAGATACCCTCTTGAAAAAAATTTACGACAACACATGCGACGTCATTCGGTAGAAAAACCTTTCACCTGCTCAGTTTGTTCGAAAAGTTTTCTCTGGAGAGCAGAGATGGTGGCACACATGAGagtccacacaggagagaaaccattcagCTGTTCAGTCtgtggtaaaacattcaagCAAGTTGGATCACTTAAAAAACACTCTGTGGTCCATACAGGGGAGAAACCGTTTAGTTGTTCAGTCTGTGGTGAAAGTTTTTCTAATCGAATTAATCTGATAAAACATTCTTTTGGCCACACAGGAGAGGAACCTTTCAAAGgattcctgcagatccttgaaaagtcttaa
- the LOC121523468 gene encoding zinc finger protein 350-like: MFLRDYTKMSKVQLLRSLVNQRLAAAAEEIFELFERTIAEYEEELRASKEGNHRQHPEVQSHRAVFPVDVQQCSMSKEEVPPEQLERASSLSQQEPPKSAHIKETTEELWSSQEEDLQGSEEAPTIKSTFACIPVKIEYDAEIPQSSHLHLRQTEEMETGADGEDCRRPGAARHFDPERGLQTKAEVKIEDFSEPETDDSVDWNPHSDSNPAENTKKKSTKTDVKSHHCPECDKRYYIKGHLTQHMRTHTGERPFGCSVCGKTFRMKSHLTYHSRKHTGEKPFGCSQCSKRFNRKGHLVDHLRIHTGEKPFSCSECGKCFNQKGARNKHMQVHTRKKACRYN; the protein is encoded by the exons ATGTTTCTGAGAGATTACACAAAGATGTCTAAAGTCCAGTTGCTGAGATCTTTagtaaaccagagactggctgctgctgctgaagagaTATTTGAGCTGTTTGAAAGAACGATAGCAGAGTATGAGGAGGAACTGAGAGCATCTAAAGAGGGAAACCATCGACAACACCCTGAAGTCCAGTCACACAGAGCAG TTTTCCCTGTGGACGTCCAGCAGTGTTCAATGAGTAAAGAGGAGGTTCcccctgagcagctggagaggGCCTCCAGTCTGAGCCAGCAGGAGCCACCAAAATCAGCACACATTAAAGAGACCACTGAGGAACTGTGGAGCAGTCAAGAGGAGGACCTTCAAGGATCAGAGGAAGCTCCAACCATCAAGAGCACTTTTGCATGTATCCCTGTGAAGATTGAATATGATGCAGAAATTCCTCAGTCCTCACATCTACATCTAAGACAAACTGAAGAGATGgaaacaggagctgatggagaAGACTGCAGAAGACCAGGAGCAGCTAGGCACTTTGATCCAGAGAGGGGTTTACAAACAAAGGCTGAAGTTAAGATTGAAGACTTTTCTGAAcctgagactgatgacagtgttgaCTGGAATCCTCATTCAGATTCAAACCCAGCCGAAAACACTAAAAAGAAGAGCACAAAGACTGATGTGAAATCACATCACTGCCCTGAGTGTGATAAAAGATATTACATAAAAGGTCATCTGACCCAACATATGAGGACACACACAGGAGAGAGACCCTTTGGTTGCTCTGTATGTGGCAAAACATTTAGAATGAAAAGTCATCTGACTTATCATTCAAGAAagcacacaggagagaaaccctttggCTGCTCTCAGTGCAGTAAGAGATTTAACCGAAAAGGCCATCTTGTAGATCAtttgagaattcacacaggagagaaaccattcagctgctctgagtgtggtaaatgTTTTAACCAAAAGGGAGCTCGGAACAAGCACATGCAAGTTcacacaagaaaaaaagcttGCAGGTACAATTAA
- the LOC121523471 gene encoding gastrula zinc finger protein XlCGF7.1-like, whose protein sequence is MDGTESPHIKEEPEELWSHQEEGKLQGPEEAEIIQFTFFPDLVKSEDDAEKPWSPHLYQKQTEEKETEPDRKDSGGAEAACYLDPERNLQPDIEVNTEDFSEAETDDSEDWRETTEQQLGLNFKGNITNKRKRTDKKSHHCSECGKCFYLKGNLTDHMRIHTGEKPFSCSECGKTFSLKGNLKRHMRSHTGEKPFSCSECGKRFTQQGSVITHMRIHMEEKPFSCSECGRRFTQQGSMISHMRIHSLEKRFGCSECGKRFHQKRCLSRHMIVHTGEKLFSCCECGKRFSRQESMTRHMVVHTRETTLTC, encoded by the coding sequence ATGGATGGTACAGAGAGTCCACACATTAAAGAAGAACCAGAGGAACTATGGAGCCATCAGGAGGAAGGGAAGCTTCAAGGACCAGAGGAGGCTGAAATCATTCAGTTCACATTTTTCCCTGATCTTGTGAAAAGTGAAGATGATGCAGAGAAACCTTGGTCCCCACATCTTTATCAAAAGCAAACTGAAGAGAAGGAAACAGAGCCTGATAGAAAGGACTCTGGAGGAGCAGAAGCAGCCTGCTACTTAGATCCAGAGAGAAATTTACAACCAGACATTGAGGTCAACACTGAAGACTTTTCTGAggctgagactgatgacagtgagGATTGGAGAGagacaacagaacagcagttGGGTTTGAACTTTAAGGGAAACATCACTAATAAGAGAAAAAGGACTGACAAGAAATCACATcactgctctgagtgtggtaaatgTTTTTACCTCAAAGGTAATCTGACAGATCATATGAGaatccacacaggagagaaacctttcagctgctctgagtgtggtaaaactTTCAGCCTGAAGGGTAATCTGAAAAGGCATATGAGAAGTCACACTGgggagaaacccttcagctgctcagagtgTGGCAAAAGATTTACTCAACAGGGGAGCGTGATCACACATATGCGAATTCACATGgaagagaaacccttcagttgctctgagtgtggtagaAGATTTACCCAACAAGGAAGTATGATCTCACATATGAGGATTCATTCATTAGAGAAACGCTttggctgctctgagtgtggtaaaagatttcaTCAAAAAAGATGTCTGAGTCGACATATGAtagttcacacaggagagaaactaTTCAGCTGCTgtgagtgtggtaaaagattttccCGACAAGAAAGTATGACAAGACATATGGTAGTTCATACCAGAGAAACAACGTTAAcctgctga
- the LOC121523460 gene encoding gastrula zinc finger protein XlCGF52.1-like isoform X2, protein MSGFEDLSDIHQRVVIKEEVIPEQQEWSSSVNQEDPPQPAHIKEEQEELWISQEREQLPGEEEDDLNVITFTLVTVKSEDEDEEEPQSSQFAENHSEENRCMENLKTEADGEDLRGSGADRDLNAGGHLQPVTPNKTLQISGSETDDSADWEESDEPQEGLNPLKNKDLGVVDMNCNTANTPVNSSECAPDFEQKKPKKKRKRNRTGERPFSCSICQKSFPLRHALVTHMKVHTGEKPYSCPVCHKTFSQQGNMKTHMTVHTGEKPFSCPFCDKRFSHQGSLKRHLTVHTGEKSFSCSACEKTFSTKTSLDEHMLRHSIEKPFSCSVCKKGFIKKADMMMHMRVHTGEKPFSCSVCHQNFSQQGNLNRHLAVHTGEKPFSCSVCGKRFKGRGAVKRHSVVHTGEKSYKCSVCAKGFMSKKRLSEHMLRHSAETNI, encoded by the coding sequence aCATCCACCAGCGAGTGGTGATTAAAGAGGAGGTTATCCCTGAGCAGCAGGAATGGAGCTCCAGTGTAAACCAGGAGGATCCACCACAACCAGCACATattaaagaggaacaggaggaactCTGGATCAgtcaggagagagagcagcttccaggagaagaggaggatgatcTCAATGTGATCACATTCACTCTTGTCACTGTGAAgagtgaagatgaagatgaagaggaacCTCAGTCCTCACAGTTTGCTGAAAACCATAGTGAAGAGAACAGATGTATGGAGAATTTGAAAACAgaagctgatggagaggacttGAGGGGATCAGGAGCAGACAGAGACTTAAATGCAGGCGGTCATTTACAGCCAGTTACTCCTAATAAGACTTTGCAGATCTCCGGatctgagactgatgacagtgctgattGGGAGGAGAGTGATGAACCTCAGGAAGGTTTAAACCCTCTGAAAAACAAAGACTTAGGTGTTGTTGATATGAATTGTAACACTGCGAACACACCAGTTAATTCCTCTGAATGTGCTCCAGACTTTGAACAAAAGAAACCGAAAAAGAAACGCAAAAGAAACCGTACAGGAGAGAGACCGTTTAGTTGCtcaatttgtcaaaaaagtttTCCGCTGAGACATGCATTGGTGACGCACATGAAAGtccatacaggtgaaaaaccatATAGCTGTCCAGTTTGTCATAAAACATTTTCCCAACAAGGCAATATGAAGACACACATGACtgtccacacaggagagaaaccatttagttgcCCATTTTGTGATAAAAGATTTTCTCATCAAGGAAGTCTGAAGCGACACTTGACcgtccacacaggggagaaatcCTTCAGCTGCTCAGCCTGTGAGAAAACATTCTCGACTAAGACAAGCTTAGATGAACACATGCTGCGCCACTCAATAGAAAAACCTTTTAGCTGCTCAGTTTGTAAAAAAGGGTTTATCAAGAAAGCAGACATGATGATGCACATGAGAGTCCACACAGGTGAGAAACCATTCAGCTGTTCAGTTTGTCATCAGAATTTTTCCCAGCAAGGAAATCTGAACCGGCacttggctgtccacacaggagagaaaccctttagtTGCTCAGTTTGTGGAAAGAGATTCAAAGGAAGGGGGGCTGTAAAAAGGCACTCGGTcgtccacacaggggagaaatcATACAAGTGCTCAGTTTGTGCTAAAGGATTTATGAGTAAGAAACGCTTAAGTGAACACATGCTGCGACAttcagcagaaacaaacatatAG
- the LOC121523460 gene encoding gastrula zinc finger protein XlCGF52.1-like isoform X1 — MMTWMNKNLHRHINIHQRVVIKEEVIPEQQEWSSSVNQEDPPQPAHIKEEQEELWISQEREQLPGEEEDDLNVITFTLVTVKSEDEDEEEPQSSQFAENHSEENRCMENLKTEADGEDLRGSGADRDLNAGGHLQPVTPNKTLQISGSETDDSADWEESDEPQEGLNPLKNKDLGVVDMNCNTANTPVNSSECAPDFEQKKPKKKRKRNRTGERPFSCSICQKSFPLRHALVTHMKVHTGEKPYSCPVCHKTFSQQGNMKTHMTVHTGEKPFSCPFCDKRFSHQGSLKRHLTVHTGEKSFSCSACEKTFSTKTSLDEHMLRHSIEKPFSCSVCKKGFIKKADMMMHMRVHTGEKPFSCSVCHQNFSQQGNLNRHLAVHTGEKPFSCSVCGKRFKGRGAVKRHSVVHTGEKSYKCSVCAKGFMSKKRLSEHMLRHSAETNI; from the coding sequence aCATCCACCAGCGAGTGGTGATTAAAGAGGAGGTTATCCCTGAGCAGCAGGAATGGAGCTCCAGTGTAAACCAGGAGGATCCACCACAACCAGCACATattaaagaggaacaggaggaactCTGGATCAgtcaggagagagagcagcttccaggagaagaggaggatgatcTCAATGTGATCACATTCACTCTTGTCACTGTGAAgagtgaagatgaagatgaagaggaacCTCAGTCCTCACAGTTTGCTGAAAACCATAGTGAAGAGAACAGATGTATGGAGAATTTGAAAACAgaagctgatggagaggacttGAGGGGATCAGGAGCAGACAGAGACTTAAATGCAGGCGGTCATTTACAGCCAGTTACTCCTAATAAGACTTTGCAGATCTCCGGatctgagactgatgacagtgctgattGGGAGGAGAGTGATGAACCTCAGGAAGGTTTAAACCCTCTGAAAAACAAAGACTTAGGTGTTGTTGATATGAATTGTAACACTGCGAACACACCAGTTAATTCCTCTGAATGTGCTCCAGACTTTGAACAAAAGAAACCGAAAAAGAAACGCAAAAGAAACCGTACAGGAGAGAGACCGTTTAGTTGCtcaatttgtcaaaaaagtttTCCGCTGAGACATGCATTGGTGACGCACATGAAAGtccatacaggtgaaaaaccatATAGCTGTCCAGTTTGTCATAAAACATTTTCCCAACAAGGCAATATGAAGACACACATGACtgtccacacaggagagaaaccatttagttgcCCATTTTGTGATAAAAGATTTTCTCATCAAGGAAGTCTGAAGCGACACTTGACcgtccacacaggggagaaatcCTTCAGCTGCTCAGCCTGTGAGAAAACATTCTCGACTAAGACAAGCTTAGATGAACACATGCTGCGCCACTCAATAGAAAAACCTTTTAGCTGCTCAGTTTGTAAAAAAGGGTTTATCAAGAAAGCAGACATGATGATGCACATGAGAGTCCACACAGGTGAGAAACCATTCAGCTGTTCAGTTTGTCATCAGAATTTTTCCCAGCAAGGAAATCTGAACCGGCacttggctgtccacacaggagagaaaccctttagtTGCTCAGTTTGTGGAAAGAGATTCAAAGGAAGGGGGGCTGTAAAAAGGCACTCGGTcgtccacacaggggagaaatcATACAAGTGCTCAGTTTGTGCTAAAGGATTTATGAGTAAGAAACGCTTAAGTGAACACATGCTGCGACAttcagcagaaacaaacatatAG
- the LOC121523467 gene encoding gastrula zinc finger protein XlCGF8.2DB-like, translating to MSQLDLSEEPQELWSSQNEEHLEGPGKSDIIKFTFAPAPVKSEANAENPESSQLHQRQNEQMETGAHEEECGGPDAARQFDPERDLLSEIEVKIEDSSEPDTDDSTDWGEMTEHQSGLNSVENVNNKRSKTDKKSHSCSECGKVFYQKSHLRDHMRIHTGEKPFSCPECGKRFIQQGSMTVHMRTHSGEKPFCCSECGKCFRYKDYLTQHMRTHTGEKPFSCPECDKSFFQKVYLTEHMNTHTGEKPFSCPVCGKTFTHKGSKFKHMRIHSEDKPFGCAVCGKKFTQKGTMISHVRTHTGEKPFGCTECSKRFNKKDHLTRHLRTHTEEKQTVEKKNLHLYCL from the exons ATGTCCCAGCTGGatctttcag AGGAACCACAGGAACTGTGGAGCAGTCAAAATGAGGAGCACCTTGAAGGTCCAGGGAAGTCTGATATCATCAAGTTCACTTTTGCTCCTGCCCCTGTAAAGAGTGAAGCTAATGCAGAGAATCCTGAGTCATCACAGCTTCATCAACGACAAAATGAACAGATGGAAACAGGAGCTCACGAAGAAGAGTGTGGAGGACCAGATGCAGCCAGGCAATTTGATCCAGAGAGAGATTTACTATCAGAGATTGAGGTCAAGATTGAAGACTCCTCTGAACCTGATACTGATGACAGCACTGACTGGGGGGAGATGACAGAGCACCAGTCGGGTTTAAACTCAGTGGAAAACGTCAACAATAAAAGATCGAAGACTGATAAGAAATCccacagctgctctgagtgtggtaaagtGTTTTACCAAAAAAGTCATCTTAGAGatcacatgagaattcacactggagagaaacccttcagctgccctgaatgtggtaaaagatttataCAACAGGGAAGTATGACTGTCCACATGAGAACTcactcaggagagaaaccattttgctgctctgagtgtggtaaatgTTTTAGATACAAAGATTATTTGACACAACATATGAGAACTCACACAGGAGAAAAACCTTTCAGCTGCCCTGAGTGTGATAAAAGCTTTTTCCAAAAGGTTTATTTGACAGAACATATGAAcactcacacaggagagaaacccttcagctgccctGTGTGTGGCAAAACATTTACCCATAAAGGAAGTAAGTTCAAACACATGAGAATTCACTCAGAAGACAAACCCTTTGGTTGCGCTGTGTGTGGTAAAAAATTTACCCAAAAAGGAACTATGATAAGTCACGTGAGAACTCACACAGGAGAAAAACCCTTCGGCTGCACTGAGTGCAGTAAACGATTCAACAAAAAAGACCATCTAACAAGACATTTGAGAACTCACACTGAAGAGAAACAAACAGtcgaaaaaaaaaaccttcatctGTACTGTTTGTGA
- the LOC121523462 gene encoding zinc finger protein 501-like, with the protein MSVFQDFSVFPEEVQQLSVSKEEVSPEQQERSSNLNQDITEPAHIKEELWSSQEGDQPQGLEEAGVSIFTFFPVHVKIDDDEEKPQYSQLCQRQTELETEVKNQDSSDAETDDSADWKEMTEQQPELNSVESIETKRPMKDKKPHSCSECGKRFNQKKHLRDHIRIHTGEKPFSCSVCEKRFNRKHNLTQHMRRHTGEKPFSCSECGKRCGRKHELTGHMRMHMGEKPFSCSECGRAFTRKNDLKKHMRIHTGEKPFNCSMCGRKFSDKGSMTRHMTTHSAEKPFGCSNCDKRFNNKSNLTTHMALHTGEKPFCCSECGKTFIHKHVLTNHMRIHTGEQHTCTECDKRFNQKDHLTKHMRTHTGEKPFSCITCGRKFSDKSSMTRHMTIHSREKLFGCSNYNKRFNKKSIS; encoded by the exons atgtccGTGTTTCAGGATTtctcag tttttcctgaGGAGGTTCAGCAGCTTTCAGTGAGTAAAGAAGAGGTTTCCCCTGAGCAACAGGAGAGGAGCTCCAATCTGAATCAGGACATTACTGAGCCTgcacacattaaagaggaactGTGGAGCAGTCAGGAGGGAGATCAGCCTCAAGGTCTGGAGGAAGCTGGTGTcagcattttcacattttttcctgtCCATGTGAAAATTGACGATGATGAAGAAAAACCTCAGTACTCACAGCTTTGTCAAAGACAAACTGAACTAGAGACCGAGGTCAAGAACCAAGACTCCTCTGAtgctgagactgatgacagtgctgattGGAAGGAGATGACAGAACAACAGCCAGAGTTAAACTCTGTGGAAAGCATCGAGACTAAGAGACCAATGAAAGATAAAAAACCACATAGCTGCTCTGAGTGCGGTAAAAGATTCAACCAAAAGAAACATCTTAGAGATCATATTAGAattcacacaggggagaaacccttcagctgttcTGTGTGTGAGAAAAGATTTAACAGAAAACATAATTTGACACAACACATGAGACggcacacaggggagaaacctttcagctgctctgagtgtgggaAAAGATGTGGCCGTAAACATGAACTTACAGGACATATGAGAATGCACATGGgggagaaacccttcagctgttcTGAGTGCGGAAGAGCATTTACCCGTAAAAATGATCTGAAAAAACATATGAGGATACACACGGGAGAGAAACCCTTTAACTGCAGTATGTGTGGTAGAAAATTTAGTGATAAAGGAAGTATGACTAGACACATGACAACTCATTCTGCAGAGAAGCCCTTTGGCTGCTCTAATTGTGATAAAAGATTTAATAACAAATCTAATCTGACAACTCATATGGCtcttcacacaggagagaaacccttctgctgctctgagtgtggtaaaacatTCATCCATAAACATGTCCTGACTAACCATATGAGAATACACACGGGTGAGCAACACACCTGTACTGAGTGTGATaaaagatttaaccaaaaagaTCATCTGACAAAACAtatgagaacacacacaggagagaaaccgtTTAGCTGTATTACATGTGGTAGAAAATTTAGTGATAAATCAAGTATGACCAGACACATGACAATTCACTCTAGAGAGAAACTCTTTGGCTGCTCTAACTACAATAAAAGATTTAATAAGAAGTCTATCAGTTAA